One region of Quercus lobata isolate SW786 chromosome 2, ValleyOak3.0 Primary Assembly, whole genome shotgun sequence genomic DNA includes:
- the LOC115977623 gene encoding disease resistance protein At4g27190-like isoform X1, with translation MQTHQCCTQRRYNSMSGQFGDMLEASVSKICSSAASAIGSAVGKEFYDRGKQIFTQLRRKADNEAENDLEDNHERLRKQAKKLYARRDDILALTKTKLVTQACEAWISRVMKSEKEVRELEIKYDIEKSNKKRRSGDGSSELHTDLSKRMAEKCNELCNLCLEENSKIRMLVEKLPERVIIMRGPKPEDKQFLHSTVEEILGHLRDKDAKRIGLWGMPGIGKTTIMKCLNNNEDTAKMFDIVIWVTVSEHLSLEKFLHKIADRLKLNVEGITDPDEISQQIWRELKGKRYLLLLDEVWECLDLSLIGIYESENSKVVLATRYSHVCSDMGTDIEIKVQPLSKLDAWEMFKAKVGRNFNIPDVEEIALKVVKQCVGLPLLIDKVASNFRRMDSIQLWREGLSRFQKNWPSIRIEGIDELIEFLKVCYKLLNKDEKDCFLYCALYIEDYEICIDPLLECWTVEGFICDANGFRVARDKGHSILKELINVSLLEKCEKMNFVRMNKLIRNMALDISYKTRKFNIFVKSHEGLQEPSEVEWKQANRISLMDSKLCTLPEMPYCSKLSTLLLQKNPELRVIPDSFFGYMKSLLVLDLHDTGIKLLPPSISLLRRLKALYLHSCVSLMKIHLDGLMHLEVLDIRGTQLNHFPFDIKHLVQLKCLRMSWLNFGFRDSSDVEYCQNVFSSLTLLEELQIDVDPNSQSWEHTAKVISEEVASLTHLTSLSICFPTVACLDVFISMSPTWKDCPFTFQFSVGCHDTGLYKILDCFEYQNMNCLKFANGELVDPIISGVLLKTHAFEWIGHKGSSRLSDFGIDSINKMRGCLIEGCNEIETIVDGNRIDGRALICLEKMVINNVLELKTIWEGPIHSESLSQLTTLTLSKCLKLKMIFSSGMIKVLSKLQHLEVEECLELEEIITVSENNGMEPDVLPKLKMLVLSNLPKVTSIWIDDSLKWSSLEKIKICMCKMLTKLPFNNENAINLRCIEAHESWWSELEWEDDAIKERLSSIWFQSPSQ, from the exons ATGCAGACACATCAATGTTGCACGCAAAGAAGATATAATTCAATGAGTGGCCAGTTTGGAG ATATGTTGGAGGCATCAGTTTCTAAAATATGTTCGAGTGCGGCTTCTGCTATAGGTTCTGCAGTGGGGAAGGAGTTCTACGACCGTGGGAAACAGATTTTCACTCAATTGAGGCGCAAAGCTGATAATGAAGCTGAAAATGATCTAGAAGACAACCATGAAAGGTTAAGAAAACAAGCAAAGAAGCTGTATGCCAGAAGGGATGATATATTGGCTCTAACAAAGACAAAGCTAGTCACTCAAGCATGTGAAGCTTGGATTTCTAGGGTCATGAAGAGTGAAAAAGAGGTGAGAGAACTTGAAATCAAGTACGATAttgaaaaaagtaataaaaagagACGGAGTGGGGATGGGTCAAGTGAGTTACACACAGATCTTAGCAAAAGAATGGCAGAGAAGTGCAATGAACTGTGTAATCTTTGCTTAGAGGAAAATTCTAAGATACGAATGCTGGTTGAGAAATTGCCAGAGCGTGTGATAATTATGCGTGGACCCAAACCAGAAGACAAGCAATTTCTCCACTCAACTGTTGAAGAAATATTGGGCCATTTAAGAGATAAGGATGCAAAAAGAATCGGACTTTGGGGAATGCCGGGAATCGGGAAAACAACCATAATGAAGTGCTTAAATAACAATGAAGATACTGCTAAAATGTTTGATATTGTTATTTGGGTAACTGTATCAGAGCATTTGAGTTTAGAAAAGTTTCTACACAAAATTGCAGATCGGTTAAAATTGAATGTGGAAGGCATCACTGATCCTGATGAAATTTCTCAACAAATATGGAGAGagttaaaaggaaaaaggtATCTACTTCTTTTGGATGAAGTTTGGGAATGTCTTGATCTATCTCTGATAGGAATTTATGAAAGTGAAAATAGCAAGGTGGTCTTGGCAACTAGATATTCACATGTTTGTAGTGATATGGGTACTGATATTGAAATTAAAGTGCAACCATTGTCTAAACTTGACGCATGGGAAATGTTCAAGGCAAAGGTGGGTCGAAATTTTAATATTCCAGATGTTGAAGAAATAGCCCTTAAAGTCGTCAAACAATGTGTTGGTTTGCCGCTCTTGATAGACAAGGTAGCAAGTAATTTTAGAAGAATGGATAGTATTCAACTCTGGAGAGAGGGATTAAGtcgttttcaaaaaaattggcCAAGTATCAGAATCGAAGGCATTGATGAATTGATTGAGTTCTTAAAGGTttgttataaattattaaataaggATGAAAAGGATTGCTTTCTGTATTGTGCATTATATATTGAAGACTATGAGATCTGTATAGATCCTCTGTTGGAATGCTGGACAGTTGAAGGTTTCATTTGTGATGCAAATGGTTTTAGAGTTGCACGTGATAAAGGGCATTCAATATTGAAGGAACTTATCAACGTGTCTTTGCTAGAGAAGTGTGAAAAGATGAACTTTGTAAGGATGAACAAATTAATAAGGAATATGGCACTTGACATTTCTTATAAAACAcgtaaatttaatattttcgTGAAATCCCATGAAGGGTTGCAAGAGCCCAGTGAGGTGGAATGGAAACAAGCAAATCGAATCTCCTTGATGGATAGTAAATTGTGCACTTTACCGGAAATGCCATATTGCAGTAAGCTTTCAACTTTGTTATTACAGAAAAATCCGGAACTAAGAGTGATTCCTGATTCATTCTTTGGATACATGAAAAGTCTATTAGTTCTAGATTTACATGACACTGGAATTAAGTTATTACCACCTTCTATATCTTTGTTAAGGCGTCTCAAAGCATTGTATCTGCATTCTTGCGTCAGTCTAATGAAAATCCACTTAGATGGACTTATGCATCTTGAGGTGCTTGATATTCGAGGCACTCAGCTTAATCATTTTCCATTTGATATTAAACATTTGGTTCAGTTGAAGTGTTTACGTATGTCATGGTTGAATTTTGGCTTTAGAGATTCAAGTGATGTAGAATATTGTCAAAATGTCTTTTCAAGTCTTACTTTATTGGAAGAGCTACAAATAGATGTGGATCCAAATAGTCAAAGTTGGGAGCATACTGCAAAGGTTATTTCTGAGGAAGTGGCTAGCTTGACACATTTGACTTCGCTTTCAATTTGCTTCCCTACAGTAGCTTGTCTTGATGTTTTTATCTCAATGAGCCCAACGTGGAAAGATTGCCCCTTCACATTTCAATTTTCTGTTGGTTGTCATGACACGGGCCTTTATAAAATTCTTGATTGCTTTGAAtatcaaaatatgaattgttTGAAGTTTGCAAATGGTGAACTTGTAGATCCAATAATTTCAGGTGTTCTTTTGAAGACTCATGCATTCGAATGGATCGGCCACAAGGGATCTTCAAGACTATCAGATTTTGGTATTGATAGTATCAACAAGATGCGAGGTTGTTTGATTGAAGGATGCAATGAAATTGAAACGATTGTTGATGGTAACCGTATAGATGGAAGGGCATTAATATGCTTGGAAAAGATGGTCATAAATAATGTTCTAGAATTGAAAACCATTTGGGAAGGTCCTATACATAGTGAAAGCCTATCACAGCTAACAACTTTAACTTTAAGCAAATGTTTGAAGTTGAAGATGATATTCTCTAGTGGCATGATTAAAGTACTCTCTAAACTTCAACACTTAGAAGTTGAAGAGTGCCTTGAACTTGAAGAGATAATTACAGTGTCTGAGAATAATGGGATGGAACCTGACGTGCTTCCAAAATTAAAGATGTTAGTACTTTCTAATCTTCCAAAAGTGACAAGCATTTGGATAGACGACTCATTAAAATGGTCATCTTTAGAGAAGATTAAGATATGCATGTGCAAAATGTTGACAAAATTGCCTTTCAACAATGAGAATGCAATCAACTTGAGATGTATTGAAGCACATGAATCATGGTGGAGTGAATTGGAATGGGAAGATGATGCTattaaagaaagattaagtTCTATATGGTTTCAATCTCCTTCACAGTAG
- the LOC115977623 gene encoding disease resistance protein At4g27190-like isoform X2, with amino-acid sequence MSGQFGDMLEASVSKICSSAASAIGSAVGKEFYDRGKQIFTQLRRKADNEAENDLEDNHERLRKQAKKLYARRDDILALTKTKLVTQACEAWISRVMKSEKEVRELEIKYDIEKSNKKRRSGDGSSELHTDLSKRMAEKCNELCNLCLEENSKIRMLVEKLPERVIIMRGPKPEDKQFLHSTVEEILGHLRDKDAKRIGLWGMPGIGKTTIMKCLNNNEDTAKMFDIVIWVTVSEHLSLEKFLHKIADRLKLNVEGITDPDEISQQIWRELKGKRYLLLLDEVWECLDLSLIGIYESENSKVVLATRYSHVCSDMGTDIEIKVQPLSKLDAWEMFKAKVGRNFNIPDVEEIALKVVKQCVGLPLLIDKVASNFRRMDSIQLWREGLSRFQKNWPSIRIEGIDELIEFLKVCYKLLNKDEKDCFLYCALYIEDYEICIDPLLECWTVEGFICDANGFRVARDKGHSILKELINVSLLEKCEKMNFVRMNKLIRNMALDISYKTRKFNIFVKSHEGLQEPSEVEWKQANRISLMDSKLCTLPEMPYCSKLSTLLLQKNPELRVIPDSFFGYMKSLLVLDLHDTGIKLLPPSISLLRRLKALYLHSCVSLMKIHLDGLMHLEVLDIRGTQLNHFPFDIKHLVQLKCLRMSWLNFGFRDSSDVEYCQNVFSSLTLLEELQIDVDPNSQSWEHTAKVISEEVASLTHLTSLSICFPTVACLDVFISMSPTWKDCPFTFQFSVGCHDTGLYKILDCFEYQNMNCLKFANGELVDPIISGVLLKTHAFEWIGHKGSSRLSDFGIDSINKMRGCLIEGCNEIETIVDGNRIDGRALICLEKMVINNVLELKTIWEGPIHSESLSQLTTLTLSKCLKLKMIFSSGMIKVLSKLQHLEVEECLELEEIITVSENNGMEPDVLPKLKMLVLSNLPKVTSIWIDDSLKWSSLEKIKICMCKMLTKLPFNNENAINLRCIEAHESWWSELEWEDDAIKERLSSIWFQSPSQ; translated from the exons ATGAGTGGCCAGTTTGGAG ATATGTTGGAGGCATCAGTTTCTAAAATATGTTCGAGTGCGGCTTCTGCTATAGGTTCTGCAGTGGGGAAGGAGTTCTACGACCGTGGGAAACAGATTTTCACTCAATTGAGGCGCAAAGCTGATAATGAAGCTGAAAATGATCTAGAAGACAACCATGAAAGGTTAAGAAAACAAGCAAAGAAGCTGTATGCCAGAAGGGATGATATATTGGCTCTAACAAAGACAAAGCTAGTCACTCAAGCATGTGAAGCTTGGATTTCTAGGGTCATGAAGAGTGAAAAAGAGGTGAGAGAACTTGAAATCAAGTACGATAttgaaaaaagtaataaaaagagACGGAGTGGGGATGGGTCAAGTGAGTTACACACAGATCTTAGCAAAAGAATGGCAGAGAAGTGCAATGAACTGTGTAATCTTTGCTTAGAGGAAAATTCTAAGATACGAATGCTGGTTGAGAAATTGCCAGAGCGTGTGATAATTATGCGTGGACCCAAACCAGAAGACAAGCAATTTCTCCACTCAACTGTTGAAGAAATATTGGGCCATTTAAGAGATAAGGATGCAAAAAGAATCGGACTTTGGGGAATGCCGGGAATCGGGAAAACAACCATAATGAAGTGCTTAAATAACAATGAAGATACTGCTAAAATGTTTGATATTGTTATTTGGGTAACTGTATCAGAGCATTTGAGTTTAGAAAAGTTTCTACACAAAATTGCAGATCGGTTAAAATTGAATGTGGAAGGCATCACTGATCCTGATGAAATTTCTCAACAAATATGGAGAGagttaaaaggaaaaaggtATCTACTTCTTTTGGATGAAGTTTGGGAATGTCTTGATCTATCTCTGATAGGAATTTATGAAAGTGAAAATAGCAAGGTGGTCTTGGCAACTAGATATTCACATGTTTGTAGTGATATGGGTACTGATATTGAAATTAAAGTGCAACCATTGTCTAAACTTGACGCATGGGAAATGTTCAAGGCAAAGGTGGGTCGAAATTTTAATATTCCAGATGTTGAAGAAATAGCCCTTAAAGTCGTCAAACAATGTGTTGGTTTGCCGCTCTTGATAGACAAGGTAGCAAGTAATTTTAGAAGAATGGATAGTATTCAACTCTGGAGAGAGGGATTAAGtcgttttcaaaaaaattggcCAAGTATCAGAATCGAAGGCATTGATGAATTGATTGAGTTCTTAAAGGTttgttataaattattaaataaggATGAAAAGGATTGCTTTCTGTATTGTGCATTATATATTGAAGACTATGAGATCTGTATAGATCCTCTGTTGGAATGCTGGACAGTTGAAGGTTTCATTTGTGATGCAAATGGTTTTAGAGTTGCACGTGATAAAGGGCATTCAATATTGAAGGAACTTATCAACGTGTCTTTGCTAGAGAAGTGTGAAAAGATGAACTTTGTAAGGATGAACAAATTAATAAGGAATATGGCACTTGACATTTCTTATAAAACAcgtaaatttaatattttcgTGAAATCCCATGAAGGGTTGCAAGAGCCCAGTGAGGTGGAATGGAAACAAGCAAATCGAATCTCCTTGATGGATAGTAAATTGTGCACTTTACCGGAAATGCCATATTGCAGTAAGCTTTCAACTTTGTTATTACAGAAAAATCCGGAACTAAGAGTGATTCCTGATTCATTCTTTGGATACATGAAAAGTCTATTAGTTCTAGATTTACATGACACTGGAATTAAGTTATTACCACCTTCTATATCTTTGTTAAGGCGTCTCAAAGCATTGTATCTGCATTCTTGCGTCAGTCTAATGAAAATCCACTTAGATGGACTTATGCATCTTGAGGTGCTTGATATTCGAGGCACTCAGCTTAATCATTTTCCATTTGATATTAAACATTTGGTTCAGTTGAAGTGTTTACGTATGTCATGGTTGAATTTTGGCTTTAGAGATTCAAGTGATGTAGAATATTGTCAAAATGTCTTTTCAAGTCTTACTTTATTGGAAGAGCTACAAATAGATGTGGATCCAAATAGTCAAAGTTGGGAGCATACTGCAAAGGTTATTTCTGAGGAAGTGGCTAGCTTGACACATTTGACTTCGCTTTCAATTTGCTTCCCTACAGTAGCTTGTCTTGATGTTTTTATCTCAATGAGCCCAACGTGGAAAGATTGCCCCTTCACATTTCAATTTTCTGTTGGTTGTCATGACACGGGCCTTTATAAAATTCTTGATTGCTTTGAAtatcaaaatatgaattgttTGAAGTTTGCAAATGGTGAACTTGTAGATCCAATAATTTCAGGTGTTCTTTTGAAGACTCATGCATTCGAATGGATCGGCCACAAGGGATCTTCAAGACTATCAGATTTTGGTATTGATAGTATCAACAAGATGCGAGGTTGTTTGATTGAAGGATGCAATGAAATTGAAACGATTGTTGATGGTAACCGTATAGATGGAAGGGCATTAATATGCTTGGAAAAGATGGTCATAAATAATGTTCTAGAATTGAAAACCATTTGGGAAGGTCCTATACATAGTGAAAGCCTATCACAGCTAACAACTTTAACTTTAAGCAAATGTTTGAAGTTGAAGATGATATTCTCTAGTGGCATGATTAAAGTACTCTCTAAACTTCAACACTTAGAAGTTGAAGAGTGCCTTGAACTTGAAGAGATAATTACAGTGTCTGAGAATAATGGGATGGAACCTGACGTGCTTCCAAAATTAAAGATGTTAGTACTTTCTAATCTTCCAAAAGTGACAAGCATTTGGATAGACGACTCATTAAAATGGTCATCTTTAGAGAAGATTAAGATATGCATGTGCAAAATGTTGACAAAATTGCCTTTCAACAATGAGAATGCAATCAACTTGAGATGTATTGAAGCACATGAATCATGGTGGAGTGAATTGGAATGGGAAGATGATGCTattaaagaaagattaagtTCTATATGGTTTCAATCTCCTTCACAGTAG